CGCCATTGACGAATGTGGTAATATCGACTCTGTACGTCAGATCATTACCGTACAGGATACTACCCGTCCGACTTTCACCAGCACCGTACCTGCTGATACTACTGTAGACTGTCACATACCATTGCCGGTACAGCCGATGCTGAATGCTACTGATAACTGTAGCGCTGGTAACGTAGTGGTTACGCCTTCGCAGCGTCGCGAAGACATCGCTGGCGCTTGTGCGAACAACTACCGCATCATCCGTGTATGGACTGCGGTTGACGAATGTGGTAACATAGACTCTGTACGCCAGGTCATTACCGTACAGGATACTACCCGTCCGACATTCACCAGCACCGTACCTGCTGATACCACGGTAGATTGTCACATACCATTGCCGGTTCAACCGACACTGAATGCTACCGACAACTGTAGCACCGGTACTAATGTGACCGTAACACCAAGCGAACGTCGCGAAGACATCGCGGGTGCTTGTGCGAACAACTATCGCATCATCCGTGTATGGACTGCAGTTGACGAATGTGGTAATGTCGACTCTGTACGCCAGATCATTACTGTACAGGATACTACCCGTCCGACATTCACCAGCACTGTACCTGCTGATACTACTGTAGACTGTCACGTGCCATTACCGGTACAACCGACACTGAATGCTACCGATAATTGTAGCACCGGTACTAATGTGACCGTAACACCAAGCGAACGTCGCGAAGACATTCCGGGTGCTTGTGCAAACAACTATCGCATCATTCGTGTATGGATCGCCCGTGACGAATGTGGTAATATCGACTCTGTACGCCAGATCATTACTGTACAGGATACTACCCGTCCGACGTTCAACATCACCGTTCCTGCTGATACAACTGTAGATTGTCACGCGACGTTAGTTGCACAACCGACGTTGACTGCCACCGACAACTGTAGCGTAGGCGCGAACGTAATCGTAACACCAAGAGAATACCGCGAAAGCATCCCAGGTGCCTGCGCCGGCAACTACCGCATCATCCGCGTATGGACGGCGACCGACGAATGTGGCAATGTGGATTCCGTACGTCAGATCATCACCGTACAGGATACCATCAGACCAGTATTCACCGCACCAACGCCTGCGAACACGACTGTGAGCTGCGACAACGTACCGGTTCAGCCTGATCTCGCCGCTACCGATAACTGCTCACCTAACGTGACAATTGTTAAAGATGAGCGCATCACTCCGATCCCTGGCCGTTGTGAAAACAACTACCTGATCGTACGCACCTGGACAGCGATCGACGAATGTAACAACACTACTACCATTACCCAGACGATCACCGTGATCGATACCACCAGGCCGGTATTTACGGTAGCAATTCCTGCTGATACCACTGTAGATTGTCACGCAGTACCTGCCCAACGGATGTTGCCTGCAACCGACAACTGCAGCCCTGATAAGGTAACCGTAACGATGACCGAACAACGCATCGACCAGCCCGGCGCCTGTGTGAACAACTACCAGTTGATCCGCCGCTGGACAGCGACCGATGTATGTGGTAACGTAGCTACTGCTATGCAGACCATTACTGTACAGGATACGACAAGGCCGGTATTCTCCGCCCCTGCTCCTCCTGATGCTACAGTAGCTTGTGATGCGGTACCTGCTCAACCTGACCTGACCGCTACCGACCTTTGCAGCCCGACCGGTGTAACGATCACCAAGGCTGAACAACGGATCGATATTCCGGGTGCATGTGTAAACAACTACCAATTAGTACGCACCTGGACGGCAACCGATGCTTGTGGCAACAGCATAGTAGTATCACAAACACTTACTGTTCAGGATATCACCAGGCCGACATTTGCGGTGGCGATACCAAGAGACACTACGGTGAACTGTCATACGATCCCTGCCATGCCGCAGCTGACTGCAACCGACAACTGTAGTCCTGCCGCGAACATTACCATCACGATGAACCAGCAGCGTGTAGACAACGTTGGTGCATGTGAGAGCAGCTACCGGTTATTACGTACCTGGACTGCGACCGACGAGTGTGGCAACTTTACAACTGCCCTGCAGATCGTAACCGTACAGGATACAACTAAACCAGTGTTCACAATGCCTATCCCGGCCAACGTGACCGTAAACTGTGGCGAAGTACCTGCTCAGCCAGATCTGACCGCGACGGATAACTGTACGCCTGCAAACAGGGTGACCATTGTGAAGGACGAACAGCGTGAGGAGATCAGCAATACAAGATGTGCTGGTAACTACCGCCTCATCCGCACCTGGACCGCCCTCGATCAGTGTGGCAACGTAACAGTAGCCCGCCAGATCATCACTGTACAGGATACCTCAAGGCCAGTGTTTACTTCGCCGATCATGAGGGATACAACCGTAAACTGTCACGAAGTGCCGACCTGGCCTGTAGTAACAGCTAGCGATAACTGTAATCCGAATGGCGTAACGATCACTACCAGCCAAACCAAACAGTTCCTGAGCGCTACCTGCAGCAATAATTACAGGTTGATCCGTCAGTGGACTGCGAGAGACGAATGTGGCAACACCGCTATCATGCAACAGATCATCACTGTAGAGGATACGACCAGACCAACATTCTCGATCGTAGCACCACGAGACACTACTGTAAACTGTAACGCAGTGCCTTCAATACCAACTGTAACTGCTACCGACAACTGTAGCGTAAACAGCCGGGTGAGAGTGACGCAGACCCAGATAAGGGAAAACATCCCGAACTCCTGCAACTACCGCCTGGTACGCACCTGGACCGCAACCGACGAATGTGGCAACGTGAGCACCATTCGCCAGGTGATTACGGTACAGGATACAACAAGGCCAGTGATTGCGGCGGCTCCGGCCAGCATGACACTGTCTTGCCAGCAGCCGGTACCTGCAGCTGTGACGCTGCGAGCTACAGACAACTGTGACGCCAGCTTCCCGAAAAATGCAGTAATGACTACTGATCCGTTCGTAGCAGACAACTGTAACGGTTACACCATCACCAGAAGGTGGAATGTTGTAGATGCCTGCGGAAACAGGGCCGAAGAAAGAGTACAGATCATCACCGTACTGCCTTGTCCGAAACCTGTACTGAAACCGGAACTGCCGCGTAATTGCTCGACGGATCCGTTCTTCACGATCGAAACAGTAAGCCCGGTAACGAATCCGACTTATATCCTGGTTGGTGTAACACCATCCAACGCGGTAAGAACGCCGCTGTCGCAGACCAGCAACCGCTTTAACCTGAATGGCGCTACTTCAGCATCGTTCATCGTGAGAGACGGTCGCACAGGTTGTGCATCAGATACGGTGACTTACCAGCTGAATTACATACAGACACCGGTTGTAAACCTCGGCAGAGACACCAGCATCTGTGGTGGCGACGGCCTGGTACTCGATGCAGGCGCTGCTAACTACAACAACGCTATCGTATGGAGCACCGGTGCAACAACACAACGTATCAGGGTATCACAAGCGGGTACTTACTGGGTACAAGTGTCGAACGGCATCTGCGTAACCAGGGATATTGTAAGAGTAGCCATGATACCAATGCCGCTGGTAGACCTGCCAGATACCACTATCTGTCGTGGCCAGTCAGTAAGGCTGAACGCAACAGTAGCCGGAGCAACTTACCTGTGGAGTACTGGCGCGACCACACCGTCGATCAACGTAAGTACACAGGAACGCTTCTGGGTACGAGTGATGAAAAACGGTTGTATCACCATCGATACGGTGAATGTAACGGTGAATCCTCCGCCAGACATTACCCTCCGCTCAGACACTACGATCTGTCAGGGCCAGTCCGTTGTACTGTCAGTTACCGCGAATGCAAGCCGCATCCAGTGGATAACCGGCGAAACAGGCAGCTCGATCGTGGTGAACAAAGCCGGCAACTATTGGGTGTCCGTTACGAGAGACCGTTGTGTGGTAAGAGACACCGTAACTGTCAGAATGAGAGCACCGATTAAGTTCGACCTCGGTCCGGACCGTATCATGTGCCCAGACGGTCGCTTCACGATCGACGCAAGAATGGACGATGCCGCTTCTTACCTCTGGAACGATGGCGATCGCAACCCAATCAAATCGATCGACCGCGCTGGCACTTACGTTCTGAGCATCATGGACAGGTACTGCTACGATGTGAAATCCGACAGCCTGAAAGTAAGGATCGCCGGTGCGCCGAAAGTAAGCCTTGGCAATGATACCATGATTTGTCGCGGACTCACTTACACCATCAGGCCAAGACTGCTCGAAGATGCAACACACATCCGCTGGAGCAACGGCACAACCGGTCCGACACTCAATGTAACTGAGCCAGGCACGTACACCGTAACCGCATACAATGATTGCGGCAGCACAACGGACGAGATCGTGGTAGACTTCATGGAGTGCGAAAGCAAACCAGATATACCAAACGCCTTCTCTCCAAACGGTGACGGACGAAACGACATCTTCCGCCCTGTAGTGAGAGGTCCGATGTACGACTACGAGTTACGCATCTTCAACCGTTGGGGCGAAATGGTCTTCATCTCGAAAGACCTCCACAAAGGATGGGATGGTACACAAAAAGGTCAACCTGTTGACAATTCCACTTTCGTGTGGTGGATGAGTTATAAAAAGGTTCAGAATGGACCAGTGTTCATACTGAAAGGCGAAGTAACCGTGATTCGCTAGCCTGGTAAACAAAACAAACTAAATACGGTTCTTTCACAGCGAGGTCGCCACAAGCGGCCTCGCTTTTTTATACCCGTACCCAATCACGGTAATTGCTCAGCATATCGAACTCATCGCGCCCGCGCTCGTAGAAAAGGCTGGACGAATACCCATAATCGGCAGCCGTGCGGCATAGCCGCCAGTGATGACGGAGGGGATTTTGATGCATATTGTGGAGCAGCTGCATCACCTCACCACTATTTTGCACTTGCCGCGTTATAGCGGGCAATTGCCAGATGCTGCCAACATCGCCACTCATTTCGGGCGATATATGATACAACATCATCGGCTGCTCGTCATATAACAATACCTGCAGCCTGTTGGCGCTTTCGCGCAATAGTCTATCGAACGGTTGCTCGGAGTCATTACGCCTCAATACTTCCATCAAAACATGAATATGGTCGGGCATGATCACGTATCCATAAATACGCGCACACTTTTTATCATGCAATAACTGCAGATACCTGATGATCACATCCTTACATTTGTCTGATACAAATACACGCTGCCCGTAGCGGATACAGGCCGTACAATAGTAGATCTTACTCGGCTTCATGAGGTTAACAATTTCACTCAAAGGTAAGCCACTCTCCCCGATCTAACACGCTCAAACATATCGTTTTCACTTGAAAGCTCTTATGGTTTCACATCACCTGAAATCACAAAAAGAAACATCCTGCTCAATAATAAGAGAATACACCATCCCCTCAAACACCGGTCAACTATAGTAACGCGTGCCCCAGCGCACAATTCATCTTTTGCAACACATTCTCCCCTCAAACACCGGTCATTTATAGTAACGCGCGCGCCAGCGCACCATTCAACTTTTGCAACATCCTTCAACAAAAAAAGGAACGCCACCAGGCGTTCCTTCACTATCAGCAATTAAATCAAACTAATACAACAACCTCGCTTTAATCGTATGCGGCACCTCTTTCAGCAACGTAAACGCTTCCTGCGAAAGCTTCGAATCCACGTCCAGTACAACGTAACCAATTGTATCATTGGTTTTAAGGTACTGGCCCAGGATGTTGATCTTGTTCTGCGACAAGGCCGTGTTGATAGCCGACAATACACCCGGAACGTTCTCGTGAATGTGCAGGATGCGATGCGTATTTTCAACAGCCGGTACACTGATTGCCGGGATGGTGTGAGAACCGAAGCTGGCACCCTTCTCCAGGTAGTTCAGCATCTTCGCGCTCACATCCAGGCCGATGTTGAATTGGGCTTCTTCGGTGCTGCCCCCGATATGCGGCGTCAATATCACGTTCGACAGCTTTTGTAACGGTGTGCTGAAAGCCGCACCGTTTTTCTCGGGTTCAATAGGGAATACGTCGATCGCCGCGCCAGACAGCTGCCCGCTTACCAATGCATCTTTCAGGTCGTCGAGGTTCACCACTTCGCCACGGGCGTAGTTGATGAAAATAGCGCCTTTCTTGGCATATTGAAGGATCTCTTTGTCGATCATGTTTTCGGTGCGCGCGGTGGATGGCACGTGCAGGGTAATGATGTCCGACTTGCTGAACAGTTCTTTCAGCTGCCGCTCCTGTACGGCGTTACCCAACGGGAGTTTGGTTTCCACATCATAATAAAGCACGTTCATGCCCATCCCTTCGGCCAGTACGCTCACCTGGCTACCGATGTTACCGTAACCCACTATGCCGAGGGTTTTTCCGCGCAACTCGAAGCTACCGGTCGCTTCTTTTTTCCAGATGCCTTCGTGCGCAGCGGCGTTCTTGTCGGGAATGCGACGGATCAGCATAATGGAAAGTCCGATCACCAGCTCAGCAACGGAACGGGTATTGGAATACGGTGCGTTAAATACCGCTACACCCGAGGTACGGGCTGTTTTGAGGTCAACCTGGTTAGTACCGATACAGAAACAGCCGATCGCCTGTAACTTATTGGCTGCTTCGAGTACAGCGGCAGTAACCTGCGTTTTGGAGC
This genomic interval from Chitinophaga horti contains the following:
- the serA gene encoding phosphoglycerate dehydrogenase; amino-acid sequence: MSERKITSYPKEKINILLLENISEAAANEFKDAGYANVKRLTGALSEEDLVREIKDVHLLGIRSKTQVTAAVLEAANKLQAIGCFCIGTNQVDLKTARTSGVAVFNAPYSNTRSVAELVIGLSIMLIRRIPDKNAAAHEGIWKKEATGSFELRGKTLGIVGYGNIGSQVSVLAEGMGMNVLYYDVETKLPLGNAVQERQLKELFSKSDIITLHVPSTARTENMIDKEILQYAKKGAIFINYARGEVVNLDDLKDALVSGQLSGAAIDVFPIEPEKNGAAFSTPLQKLSNVILTPHIGGSTEEAQFNIGLDVSAKMLNYLEKGASFGSHTIPAISVPAVENTHRILHIHENVPGVLSAINTALSQNKINILGQYLKTNDTIGYVVLDVDSKLSQEAFTLLKEVPHTIKARLLY
- a CDS encoding transposase yields the protein MKPSKIYYCTACIRYGQRVFVSDKCKDVIIRYLQLLHDKKCARIYGYVIMPDHIHVLMEVLRRNDSEQPFDRLLRESANRLQVLLYDEQPMMLYHISPEMSGDVGSIWQLPAITRQVQNSGEVMQLLHNMHQNPLRHHWRLCRTAADYGYSSSLFYERGRDEFDMLSNYRDWVRV